The genomic window ACTCCAGCCAAGGACCAGGCTGAGCTGGTAAAAAACaccttttgcctttttttgacTTCTTTACTCTAAATTTTAGTTGGTTGATCTCTTCTCTTGGCTCTGTGGTTTTTTGAGACACTGTTAAGAATCATCTGTATGTGATCATCTCTCTCTGCAGCATGCTCTGGCTAAGAAGGCTATCACTGACCTTGCCTCCCTGTACGGTACTCGCTACACATATGGAAGCATCTACGAAGTCATCTGTAAGTTtcaacaacatacagtataacactgTTATAAACTGTTGTACTTCATCCCACCTAATACTTATTAACATCTTTTAGTAGTGGTTGTACCTCAATCCCCTATTAAACAGACTAACTAcagattaattgactaattaaCTGTCCAAAGTTTTCCAGCACAGAGCATCATCAGTGCTGAAGAGCcattaaggaaaaaaaaaacaatttgtgaTTTACCACTATTGAAGCTTTGTCTCAAATTCCCAAAGTAACAAGATCTACCTAGTTATGAGGTCcagtacaaaataaataacgGGCCAACAAAAACATCAGTACAACCAGCAGTAACTGTTAAGTATGAATCTAAAGTCTGATATTTCTTAAATGTTATTAAAGCAGCTGCAAGGCAAAGAAATGTTTGACTAAAAAGATTGTAACTAtggaaaatattcactttatttgGCTAACTCACATGGCTGAAGCCtaatattatcttcagataaatgtttaaatgtatatttgctCAAAAGAAAGACCTTGGATTTTTGTCgcaatcacttacattgaaagtacaTTGGGagaggatcttctaatggtcagtatgaacaggaggaatgattacaagcaagaaaaacaggttttaatgttCATACGGACACCAGACTTTTGTTTTggttattgttttaagacagacttgtgAACTGCGAACCCATCCTTTAAGTAAAACAATCAGTCTACAATgctgtaaattaaaatgtatatttaaattctACATATAATGACTTTAACTGTGAAAGCTATTCCCAACAAATGTTGACTATTTCACAGCTGAAGTATAATCCTCTCAACAATTACTGCTTCATTTGCAGACCAAGCCAGCGGTGCCACTGTTGACTGGACTTACGAGCAGGGTATCAAGTATTCCTACACCTTCGAGCTGAGGGACACCGGTCGCTACGGCTTCAtcctgccagccaatcagatcatCCCTACCGCCAAGGAGACTTGGCTGGCTCTGATGGCCATCATGGACCACACCTACAAGAACCCCTACTAAAGTGGAAATCCTTGAGGAGACTCCACTATTGACAAATTTTAttttgcaaatgtcattttttggaCTAATGTCATCTTTATCATCATCCTCCATGACTCTTAAAAcatcatgaaaaacacaaacaagtaaataaatggGTTCATTGGAAAAATGCAGTTTCCATTTCTTTATGATTAAGTCTCTTACTTTGTtgcatgtttacacacacacacagtactgtgcTTTCTAtgcaggcagggagttccggtcctctgaaatgaggccaacgcggaagtaatttaaaactgcattctatcaaaaggccaccagggggcgaccattttggtgtcaaaaggacttccgtctctatacaagtcaatggagaattcaacaacttctcacttgatttataacctcagtaaacgttttcaaaatgtatttattgtctcaatcgctagtttaaagccttccacaatgcagtatgatgttcattttggcctccctgattttatatttgacgataaagcagggtatgcattagggcgtggctacgtcgtgattgacaggttgattggttcacaggttcaggagggcgcatCATgtccctcctgatgcccatatgaGTAGAAtcggtgtttttatttttcccggcatgcaccggaaattttcaagatggcgctgctcagatccgatactatattctgagcagcagtccacaaaccaataggtgacgtcacggatgttacgtccatttcttatatacaatCTATGTTTCTATGTCTGCATTATTTTCACATCCTAAATACTTAGGGCAACTTCAACATCCACCTCCTTTTTCAAAAGATTTTAATCCaaaatactttatatacatttagTTATAGCACAGGATGAAACTGTCTTTTTTGATCTGAATTTATTTCTTCCTGATCCTGTCACGTTTTCTGACAATGAGTTGAgtgaatatttttcatattaaatggaaaaaagtgaaacatttcaaAGTTGACTTTTATTTAGACTAAGTCATTGTCGCATAATTATACAGACCAAGTGCATTTTCATCTTATGTATTAAATGCACCAGTCGAAAGTTTGGGCACACTTCCCCACTCACTTGAATAAGAAGCTTTTGACTGCTACTGTATATGTAACACAACTGTATAAACCAACACTAAACCCAGCAGACATCGATCaaccttcctctttctttaataaCTGAACAAAGCTTCAGATGTGTGAAAAAACATAAGAGTTCATGGTGCAACTTTCATCGGTTGTCTTCATCTGGTGTGACAACAGCACCAGCTCTTGACATATACCTCCATCACCTTAAGCAAGGTTGTGGTTTGGACACGTAACCCGGCACATTCAGCTATAAAAGCGGGTGTTCAGCCCGGCCAGATTCACACTGTTGGTCATGATGAGGGGGCTGCTTCCATTCGCCGTGCTGTTTGTGGCCGTTTTCGGCAAGAAGACATTTGAGGGGTAAGTGGTCTTCTCAAAGCCTCTCACTGGTGGATTTGTAGGGTGTAACTGAAAATAATAGTATGTTTGAACTGTATATGTGGACTAATAATAACTAAACATGTAATTCCGATAATAAAGgttctttattttttggttCCCTTTAAATTGAATGCATACTATAAAGTTAGTACAGGAAACCCTGTGCAGTGGACAACACAGTATGCAGAAATAGACTTTTTAAAGGGCCAGTTCTCCTAAATTATGTTTAGATTTATTTGTCCAGATTTTGTGCCTCCAACCCTAAAAACAATGGAGGTGAGTGAAATGTGACTTCTGGCActcaaaacatcaaacaaattaTTAGTTCCAATCAACAGCAACATTTCATCTCAGAAAAAATGCATGGGATAATCTGCGGACCTCACTGAAACTGCTGTCACAAGTTCTGTAAATGATCCAGAGTAACAGGGATTCTGTAACCCTAGTGTGCGATACTTTAAATAGGGACCCATGGCAAACATTAACTCAAAAAATAGGTAGAATTGAGTGCTTTTACTGGGGCCCCTGAGGACTCCAATACATTAGTATAATTGTAATGAAGTCATTAAAGTCAGTGTAAAATGAGAATttgaaatattgatttaattctaaatacattatacatgttCAAAAATTGCTACTGAAATCACACAAAGACTGATGACTATGTAATACTGAATTGTACAGATAAACTGATTAGAAAGAAACTGATTAGAAGGTGATTGACAAAGTAAATAATATGAATCATAGAGTGAAGCACTTGAGATATGAGAAAGAGTATGCTTCTGGGGTCTGCAGGTACCACAGTCTGTAGAATTAaagttaaagctgcactaacACTTGGACATTTTGACATCATTTACCTGTGTAATGATTATGTTCTTCAGACATTTGAAATCTTAAAAGTTTATCTTTTGTTTCCACTTGAGGCCACCAAATTATAAAAGTACTTTGTTCGGCTTGATATAGAAGATAAAAGCCACACTGGGAATtaaacccaaaccctaacccaaacccaaacccaaaccctaaccctaaccctaaccctaaccctaaccctaaacctaggAAGTGCTTTCCTTTGTCAATCAAACTGGAGGCTTTCAAACACTGACACTAAAATCCTAAATCATCACTCtgactgtttatttttgtgcaacTGCTGCATATGTAAGACCGATGAGCCTTGAGAAATCAGCCACATCATGTGTGGAAACTTCTCTCTTAGCCTGTGGTCCTGAGTTGAGTAAAAGGTTGTAAAACACTGGTGTTACTCTTTGTTACAGACATCAGGTACTCCGCATTGTTCCAAAGAATGATGTCCAGCTGCGTCTTATCAAGGACATGGAAGACATGACTGAGTTCGAGGTCAGTTATCATCATCTGAAAATACACTAAAATAGGTTTCAACACTTTTCCTATAttatctttgtctcttttctaAAATCTAACACAACAATTTGTTTTTAAGCACCTTAAACACTAAACGAGCACTTGATTTGTCTTAATTTGTTGCATGATGattatgttttctttcagtTGGACTTCTGGAGGGAGGTGAGGGATGTGGCCACTCCTGTGGACATCAGAGTTCCCCTCCAGAGCCTGCAGTCTTTCAAAGATTTTCTGGAGACCCAAGACATCGAGTACTCCGTCACGATTGAAGACCTCCAGGTATGGATTCTCGAGTCCAGGCTGCAATAGGAGATGAATTTCACTTACTGTACCTGTTTCgatttttcaaatttcaatcaTCTTAATGTAACCAACTAATTGACATAATTAGATTTGTTGATGTGTAACTTAAATATAAATGGTGGCACTGGCCTGCAGATGATGCTGGatgaagagcaggaggagatggAATCTGCTGCTCGTGTCGCCAAGCccagaaacactgacagctacGACTACGCCAATTACCACAGCATCAGCGATGTGAGTACATACAATACAACTGTTATCCAGTAAAAGTATACTGCTGCCTCAAACAGCATTTGTGAATGACATTTATAAAAATTTAAGTCAGTGTCAGTTGACTTATCCACAAAAATTCACATTACCGTCTCAATTCAATGTAATTCCACCTAAATTTTCAACAAAATGATAGCAACAagtaaaagaaatagaaaaatgatTCTGCATGAAAAACACATCTAGAACAGATATTATAccttaaaaaacatatattttaaaagttcaGCTCCTATTTTGTATACTTCCATCAAGCCTGATCTCTTGTTCTTATAATCTGATACCTGAATGGTTACAGCACATAAAGCATAGCTGCCACATCACTGGCTGGGGACCTTGCTGCATTGTCATGCCCTTTACTTTCCTGTTTCCTATCTACTTCTCCACTATTAGCTGTCCATTAAAAGCAAAAACTGCCAAAATAAAACCAATTCATTACTTAAAAAATCAGTTTGCTTTGATAATTGGACCTGCAATCGGCGCCTTTCTCTTGACAGTAGAGCTGTCGCTGATGATTTGGCTTCTACTAGAAGCATCTTTTAGATTATCTACAAAATTATTATAatagcacaacaacaacagatccAGAGTCAGTCAAGACCAGACAATGCTACAGAGAATCTTTTACCCAACTGATAGTGAATTCAAAGACCAGgactttgtctttgttttagatCTACAGTTTCCAGGACATGCTGGTGGCTGAGAATCCCAACCTGGTCAGCAAGGTTGTGATTGGTCAGAGCTTCGAAAGTCGTCCCCTGAATGTGCTCAAGGTAAATGAAAGGAATAACGGCTATAATACTGTACTTCATAGAAAGTAGTACTGTAAGTAAAGCATTTCCTCGacaaaatgaagacatttttgttcatgcatgtgttaatgttaataaaaaatctTTAGAATTGCACCATTTATGAAATACGCTTGCTCATTTATTCCTTGGATAGGATAATGTTCAACTGcatgtttcctttttctgtttcgTAGTTCAGCACTGGTGGAACCAACCGTCCTGCCATCTGGATCGACACTGGAATCCATGCCAGAGAGTGGATCACTCCGGCCAGTGGTACCTGGTTCGCCAAGAAGGTGCTTTAGTTTAAATGACTCTTaggttgtgttttgtttcccCTCACTGTCTCTGCAGCTCCTGACCACTGATCATCTACACTGGAACATGTGTGCTTTACATTTAGATTGCAACTGATTTTGGCGGTGACCAGGCTCTCACCGCCATCCTCAACAGGATGGACATCTACCTGGAGATTGTGACCAACCCTGATGGCTATCAATACACCCGCGACCAAGTGAGTCTCATATAGCAAACAACTTTAACTGCCACATATAGTTTTTACCGATGATATTTAGATGAGATACTGAGTCATGTAAGGGTTTTTTTAACCCCCAAAATTCTCACGACTGCTGAATAAAGAAATGTCATGTGAATTTGAGTATTATATACCTTTGTATATTGTATGTTCATGTACACCAAGAACAGTAGAACTAGTAGatttacagtactgtgcaaaagtcttcgGCCATCACAaccatacaaacagaaaatacaggaaatatgtacacaattttacatttttataaattattattaattaaggttcAATTGCATTAATGTTtaagagccaggttcctgctattgctcagTGAAAGGGGAGGACACACTAAGTACTTGCCAATTTAgcctatagaagctgttttattttatcttttccctgttttttaataatgcatacacatttccagtattttctggttgtattctaattaagagaatgagaaataattatacatggtcattatagcattagtaaaacaacaaatctaatggtggcctaagacttttgcacagtactgaaTATTAGTTACATTGAATTAATAGTGATAACAATGTtgacaaccaaacaaaaaaataagaaacaaaaacaaagcggATGAAATATTCATGTTAGGTAAATAAGATGATAAATATAAGAAACAAACTAATGTTTCCAGGACCGTCTGTGGCGTAAGACCAGGAAGCCCAACCCCGGCTCCCCCTGTGTTGGAGTTGATCCCAACAGGAACTGGGATGCTGGTTTTGGAGGTAATTTCTTTCCGTCTTTGCTGGAATATACCAAGGCACCACATGCATCTGTCAGCATTTATTAAGCTCCAGAACTATTTTCtaaagcagtggttcccaacctctTTTACTATAGTGACCTCTAAATGTGAAGCAATACATGCTTTGGGCCCCATATGTCACATGTTGCATCTCTATgatcaaaattaaaattaaaatctaaTTGCACATATGCAGTTACCTGTACCtcaatcgatcaatcaatctttatttgtatagcgccaaatcacaacaaaagtcatctcaaggcactttacacgtagagtaggtctagaccgtactcttaaATTGAAaaagacccaacattcccacatgagcagcacttggcaacagtggcaagaaaaaaactccatGTTAACAGGAAGAGTTAGAACCAGGCCCAAAGTGGGTGgtcatctgcctcgaccggtttgggaagagaggagagagaggaagaataggagagagagacattgaaaatcaacattgaagctagtcgGTCCGGGACATCccgacgtctacaggcccagattacctgtgagacgagaaagcacagacaactccggggaagaagtttaggttagtgaatgcattaatagtgcATGAATGTTAATcgatatagatagatggattgagagagagagagggaggaggagagaagagaaaggagctcagtgcatcatgggagtcccccggaagtctaagcctatagcagcataaactacgtgctaactataagctttgtCAAAAAAGAGACAGCAGCATTTGTTTCCTTGCTGTTTCTCTGATTCTGTTCTCATCATGTAGGGCCTGGGACCAGTAACAACCCCTGCTCACAGATCTACCGTGGACCCAGGGCTAACTCTGAGTCTGAGGTCAAGTCCATTGTGGACTTTGTGAACTCCAATGGCAATTTCAAGGCTTTCATCACCGTCCACGCCTTCTCCCAGTTGCTCCTGTACCCTTACGGCTTCAAAAGAACTCCAGCCAGGGACCGGCGTGAGCTGGTAAAAATACACCTTCTACCTTTTTTGAGTTCTTTACTCTGAATTTTAGTTGGTTGAGCTCTTCTCTGGGCTCTGTGGTTTTATAGTCCCTGTGCTGGTTTGCCTGTAATGTTAGAAATGTAAGCACATGcaacaataatataacaaacaaGAGCAACTGTGTAGTCATCTGTATGTGATCATAGAAATTTCTTTCTGCAGGATGCTCTGGCTAGGAGGGCTACCACTGACCTGACTTCCCTGTTTGGTACTCGCTACAGATTCGGCAGCATCGTCACCACCATCTGTAAGTTTCAGCAACACTGTTATACACTGGTTTTACTTCATCCCACCTAATAGTCATTATCCTGCCCAGCTGCCAGAATAAAACGTTGGCTTTGTCTGTTCTGCAAACCCCAGATACGTTAAATCTCTATGTTTCAGTTTATTATGTAGcacatcaacattttaacaaaatgtattGTCACAAACTGGCTCAACATATGTGACAAGGAGGGGAGACAAGTCAGGATTATAAGtgccaaatgaaaatgttttattgtaactTCAACATATCTACAAAAAGCATGAGGTTTGGAGATTAGTGGCATCAGTGGTGAATGTAGTGTGTGGATGAGTGAGACATTTGTGTGCTGCTGGAGTGTAAAAGGAAAACGCCAAAACGAACCCAGAACCTGTAGCGGCGTGGAACctcggagagagagagaatgagaccAGGCTGGCTTATATCACCTTGGGTAGAGGCCTAGCCAGGTGTGAACACCTTGCCCTAACGACCCCTCCCTGACTGCCAACTCCTGCAGGAAGTAATCAGCTGCATGATGACGAGCAGAAAGGGAGGGGTCGTAACAGTATCATATCAACATTTAACGTGACGTAGTTCAGATGAGATCTATATGACCTGACTTCCCTCTTAGGAGGACGAGGGGTTGGGTGGTTAGCCAGAAACTTGGttagatgggttagggttagagctGTGTTCAAAACCACCTTGTGACCACTGCCCGCTTCCCCTTTCAACCAACAGAACCCAGTGTTTTTAGTGAGACGTTGGGATATTTgcatccttttttattatttttaaatcttaacCCAAACCATTATCTTTCcttaaccaagtggtttttgtgcctaaacccaACTGGAGCTTAACCACAGTGTCACATCATAAAGCATAATTATTCAACTGATCATTGCCAACATTGAAACGTAGACATTCAATGTATAAAATGTAGATATTCAACATATCCATGGTTTCCAGAAATGTACAATACTTACATTTTATTCTGGCAAATGGGTAGCATTAGCAACAAACAtatgttcctcttcttcatTAAATATTGCCCAAAGCAACTTAGTGCATTCAGCTTCCATAGGAGCAAGAACTAGACGTAATCAAAAGCAGAAATTTCAATTCACAGTTTAGCAGAATAAATGCTTTTCAGCACAGTGAATTCAGGGCACCCTTAGCGCTGAAGTGCCTTTGGGCAAGACCAATTATTTTCTTACTTATTATTTACTGCTTTTTAAGCTTTGTATTATCCAATCCCCAAAGCATTACAACATCTGCAAGTAGATATGAGGTGCAGTGCAAAGTTAACATTCAACCAGTAAAA from Scomber scombrus chromosome 6, fScoSco1.1, whole genome shotgun sequence includes these protein-coding regions:
- the LOC133981403 gene encoding carboxypeptidase A1-like, translating into MMRGLLPFAVLFVAVFGKKTFEGHQVLRIVPKNDVQLRLIKDMEDMTEFELDFWREVRDVATPVDIRVPLQSLQSFKDFLETQDIEYSVTIEDLQMMLDEEQEEMESAARVAKPRNTDSYDYANYHSISDIYSFQDMLVAENPNLVSKVVIGQSFESRPLNVLKFSTGGTNRPAIWIDTGIHAREWITPASGTWFAKKIATDFGGDQALTAILNRMDIYLEIVTNPDGYQYTRDQDRLWRKTRKPNPGSPCVGVDPNRNWDAGFGGPGTSNNPCSQIYRGPRANSESEVKSIVDFVNSNGNFKAFITVHAFSQLLLYPYGFKRTPARDRRELDALARRATTDLTSLFGTRYRFGSIVTTIYQASGGSIDWAYDQGIKYSYAFELRDTGSSGFLLPANQIIPTAQETWLALMAIMDHTNRNSY